The following coding sequences are from one Lolium rigidum isolate FL_2022 chromosome 6, APGP_CSIRO_Lrig_0.1, whole genome shotgun sequence window:
- the LOC124663287 gene encoding 40S ribosomal protein S7-like has product MFTARRKIQKAKGVDPTEFEDTVAQAFFDLENGNQELKSDLKDLYINTAIQLDVVGNRKAVVIHVPYRLRKAFRKIHVRLVRELEKKFSGKDVVVVATRKIVRPPKKGSAVQRPRTRTLTSVHDGILEDVAYPAEIVGKRIRYRLDGAKVIKIYLDPKERNNTEYKLETFSAVYRRLCGKEVVFEYPVTESV; this is encoded by the exons ATGTTCACCGCCAGGAGGAAGATCCAGAAGGCCAAGGGCGTCGACCCCACCGAGTTCGAGGACACCGTCGCGCAG GCTTTCTTCGATCTGGAGAATGGCAACCAGGAGCTCAAGAGCGACCTCAAGGacctctacatcaacaccgccAT CCAGCTGGACGTCGTCGGGAACAGGAAGGCCGTGGTGATCCACGTGCCCTACCGCCTGCGCAAGGCCTTCAGGAAGATCCACGTCAGGCTCGTTAGGGAGCTCGAGAAGAAGTTCAGCGGCAAG GATGTTGTTGTCGTTGCAACAAGGAAGATCGTGAGGCCACCCAAGAAGGGTTCAGCTGTTCAGCGCCCTCGCACAAGAACACTGACATCTGTACATGATGGCATTTTGGAGGATGTTGCGTACCCAGCTGAGATCGTGGGAAAGAGGATCAGATACCGTTTGGATGGTGCCAAGGTCATCAAG ATCTACTTGGACCCAAAAGAGCGCAACAACACGGAATACAAGCTGGAGACCTTCTCCGCAGTCTACCGCAGGCTCTGCGGGAAGGAGGTTGTCTTTGAGTACCCCGTGACCGAATCCGTCTAA